A window of the Sneathiella sp. P13V-1 genome harbors these coding sequences:
- a CDS encoding LysM peptidoglycan-binding domain-containing protein yields MRVFAILVILLGLAVGAFFLFFNDPEKSVPSDATTSTTQKPASGGPASTKRAESTLAPEEKAAEQSNNQKPSVKETEAKPSKPIVIEKPKVLEKQETKTGIAAMANPSFDVVRVDENCGLLVAGRAEPTSVVSIFANETKLGEAVTSSRGEWVFLADKPLASGAQQINATAINPDGKKVETPRMVIMQVPDCTKVIEKRDPAIAVLAPKPEDGKETDISERVSKLLQLPEPKGDVSKAEDLAVGSIDYDEKGNVALSGQGKPGNQVDVYLDNKHIGSSQVDENGDWKLSPENDVPTGKYNLRVDQSNKDDKVISRVELPFKREAAEDVILAKGGLEIRAVVQPGNSLWRIARRMYGDGLQYTLIYQANESQIRDPDLIYPGQIFRIPESQ; encoded by the coding sequence GTGCGGGTCTTTGCAATACTTGTTATTCTGTTGGGGTTGGCTGTGGGGGCCTTCTTCCTGTTCTTCAATGATCCGGAAAAATCTGTTCCAAGTGACGCGACAACTTCCACAACACAAAAACCCGCATCCGGCGGTCCAGCTTCTACAAAACGGGCGGAAAGCACCCTTGCACCGGAAGAAAAAGCAGCCGAACAAAGCAATAATCAGAAACCTTCTGTGAAAGAAACAGAGGCGAAACCTTCGAAACCTATTGTTATCGAGAAACCTAAAGTTCTGGAAAAACAGGAAACTAAAACTGGCATCGCTGCTATGGCGAACCCAAGTTTTGACGTGGTGCGTGTTGATGAGAATTGCGGGTTACTTGTTGCCGGTCGCGCGGAGCCTACGTCCGTTGTGTCAATCTTCGCCAATGAGACAAAACTGGGAGAAGCGGTCACTTCGTCGCGTGGGGAGTGGGTGTTCCTTGCTGACAAACCATTAGCATCCGGGGCCCAGCAGATCAACGCGACAGCCATCAATCCAGACGGTAAAAAAGTTGAAACTCCAAGAATGGTCATCATGCAGGTTCCAGATTGCACGAAAGTGATCGAAAAACGTGATCCTGCCATTGCTGTGTTGGCCCCAAAACCGGAAGATGGAAAAGAAACCGATATTTCCGAACGTGTGAGCAAGTTACTGCAACTCCCTGAACCAAAAGGGGATGTTTCAAAAGCAGAGGACTTGGCAGTAGGAAGTATTGATTATGACGAGAAGGGAAATGTCGCCCTTTCCGGTCAGGGTAAACCGGGCAATCAGGTAGATGTCTATCTGGATAACAAACATATCGGTTCGTCCCAAGTTGACGAAAATGGAGATTGGAAATTAAGCCCTGAAAATGACGTTCCGACAGGCAAGTATAACCTGCGTGTGGACCAATCGAATAAGGACGACAAAGTAATTTCCCGTGTTGAACTCCCGTTTAAAAGGGAAGCGGCAGAAGATGTGATCCTTGCCAAGGGCGGACTGGAAATTCGCGCCGTTGTTCAGCCAGGCAACAGCTTATGGCGCATCGCCCGTCGTATGTATGGGGATGGTTTGCAATACACCCTTATTTATCAGGCAAATGAAAGTCAGATCCGTGACCCGGATTTGATTTATCCGGGACAGATTTTCAGAATTCCAGAAAGTCAGTAG
- a CDS encoding VPLPA-CTERM sorting domain-containing protein, producing the protein MKIRLRRVWFALSALLAPIVASTTVNAASLNLVETPPLGYNNQSNLSITGATFTSNSGYHLYTGFPGDGNNGTICAGGSLDCLGDLWVNFDAPVKNVSIDFLGYDQGDEVFVTLFDLNNNPLSSIGVTGNGTVQFVGPFEVSRIFLNNDSNTNLPLNPRGMLYQNFKFDLVTPDVISSVPLPAGLPLFAAGIAIAGFLVRRKRK; encoded by the coding sequence ATGAAAATCAGATTGAGACGGGTTTGGTTTGCTCTTTCGGCGTTGTTGGCGCCGATAGTTGCTTCAACTACCGTGAATGCGGCCTCTCTTAATCTTGTTGAAACGCCACCTCTTGGTTACAACAACCAATCTAACCTCAGTATTACCGGGGCGACTTTCACCTCCAATTCTGGCTACCACTTGTACACAGGTTTCCCTGGAGATGGGAATAACGGAACGATCTGTGCCGGTGGTTCTCTGGATTGTCTCGGGGATCTTTGGGTGAATTTTGACGCGCCTGTCAAAAACGTATCCATCGATTTTTTAGGATACGATCAAGGGGATGAGGTTTTTGTCACCCTTTTTGATCTTAATAATAATCCATTAAGTTCAATCGGTGTGACAGGAAATGGGACAGTTCAGTTCGTTGGTCCTTTTGAAGTGTCCCGTATTTTCCTCAACAATGACTCAAATACGAACCTGCCTTTAAACCCGCGCGGAATGCTTTACCAGAATTTCAAATTTGATCTGGTGACGCCGGACGTGATCAGTTCCGTCCCCTTGCCCGCTGGTCTTCCCCTATTTGCGGCGGGGATTGCTATAGCGGGCTTTCTGGTGCGCAGGAAACGTAAATAA
- a CDS encoding NADP-dependent isocitrate dehydrogenase translates to MAKIQVKNPVVELDGDEMTRIIWDFIKKKLILPYLDIDLKYYDLGMESRDATNDQITVDAANAIKQYGVGVKCATITPDEQRVEEFDLKEMYRSPNGTIRNILGGTVFREPIICSNVPRLVPGWTDPIVIGRHAFGDQYRATDMLIPGPGKLTMKYTPADGGEEMEFEIFDFPDAGVAMGMYNLDESIRGFARACMNYGLARGWPVYLSTKNTIMKKYDGRFKDLFEEVYQNEFKAEFDKAGITYEHRLIDDMVACAMKWSGKFVWACKNYDGDVQSDTVAQGFGSLGLMTSVLMTPDGQTVEAEAAHGTVTRHYREHQKGNETSTNPIASIFAWTRGLLHRAKLDGNDELKVFAETLEKVCVATVEGGEMTKDLALLVGPDQSWLTTNEFLAAIDRNLQKELG, encoded by the coding sequence ATGGCAAAGATTCAAGTCAAGAATCCAGTTGTTGAACTGGACGGTGACGAAATGACCCGGATTATCTGGGACTTCATTAAGAAGAAACTCATCCTCCCTTACCTGGATATCGACCTGAAATATTACGATCTGGGCATGGAATCACGTGATGCCACAAACGACCAGATCACTGTTGATGCTGCAAATGCCATCAAGCAGTATGGCGTTGGTGTTAAATGTGCGACCATCACACCTGATGAGCAGCGTGTTGAAGAGTTCGATCTGAAAGAAATGTACCGCTCCCCTAACGGAACTATCCGTAATATTCTGGGTGGTACAGTTTTCCGTGAACCTATTATCTGTAGCAATGTACCTCGTCTGGTTCCAGGCTGGACAGACCCAATCGTTATTGGCCGTCACGCATTTGGTGACCAGTACCGTGCAACGGACATGCTGATCCCGGGTCCTGGTAAACTGACAATGAAATACACACCTGCCGATGGCGGTGAGGAAATGGAATTCGAAATCTTCGATTTCCCTGATGCCGGTGTTGCTATGGGCATGTACAACCTGGATGAAAGCATCCGTGGTTTCGCCCGTGCCTGCATGAACTACGGTCTTGCACGCGGCTGGCCTGTGTATCTCTCCACTAAAAACACCATCATGAAAAAATATGACGGTCGTTTTAAAGATCTGTTCGAAGAAGTTTATCAGAACGAGTTTAAAGCAGAATTTGACAAAGCAGGTATCACATACGAACACCGTCTGATCGACGACATGGTTGCATGTGCCATGAAATGGTCCGGTAAATTTGTATGGGCATGTAAAAACTATGACGGCGACGTACAGTCCGACACAGTTGCACAAGGCTTTGGCTCTCTCGGCCTGATGACATCCGTTCTGATGACACCAGACGGACAGACAGTTGAAGCTGAAGCGGCTCACGGTACAGTGACACGTCACTACCGCGAACACCAGAAAGGCAACGAAACTTCCACAAACCCAATCGCGTCTATCTTCGCATGGACACGTGGACTTCTGCACCGTGCCAAACTGGACGGCAATGATGAGTTGAAAGTTTTTGCTGAAACACTTGAAAAAGTTTGTGTCGCTACCGTTGAAGGCGGCGAAATGACAAAAGACCTGGCCCTTCTTGTAGGACCAGATCAGTCATGGCTGACAACAAACGAGTTCCTGGCAGCGATTGACCGGAACCTGCAAAAAGAATTGGGCTAA
- a CDS encoding TIGR00730 family Rossman fold protein: MTNITSLCVYCGSKMPADEDFKKAAHNLGLQLGQNDITLVYGGGHVGLMGITADATLEANGKVIGIIPEHLHEIEVSHEDLTELYVVDSMHTRKQMMFEKSDAFVVLPGGLGTLDETFEMITWRQLKLHDKPIILVNYKDYWKPFMDLVHHMIKAGFVEAGALNYFTVVESLDDVLPAIKSSPDAKIDADIRKM; the protein is encoded by the coding sequence ATGACGAACATTACTTCCCTCTGTGTCTACTGCGGTTCCAAAATGCCAGCTGATGAAGACTTTAAAAAAGCTGCGCACAATCTAGGGCTTCAGCTTGGTCAGAATGACATCACCCTTGTTTATGGAGGTGGTCATGTTGGCCTGATGGGGATCACGGCCGATGCGACACTGGAAGCTAACGGAAAGGTTATCGGTATTATTCCCGAACATCTACACGAGATTGAGGTTAGTCACGAAGATTTGACGGAGCTGTATGTGGTGGACAGCATGCACACGCGTAAACAGATGATGTTTGAAAAATCTGATGCATTTGTCGTTCTACCAGGGGGCCTTGGTACCCTGGATGAAACCTTTGAAATGATCACCTGGCGTCAGCTTAAATTGCATGACAAACCTATCATTCTCGTGAACTACAAAGATTACTGGAAACCGTTTATGGATCTGGTTCATCACATGATCAAAGCAGGCTTTGTCGAAGCCGGTGCGCTGAACTATTTCACAGTTGTAGAAAGCCTTGATGACGTGCTTCCAGCAATTAAAAGCTCTCCCGACGCAAAAATCGACGCAGATATTCGAAAAATGTGA
- a CDS encoding ABCB family ABC transporter ATP-binding protein/permease: MQNMSFDSHSHSDQRNHLSTAWTLMGFLWAKGRGDLKIRICIAMALLISAEIMAVLTPYILKYLVDYLSGEENTVEAWAFIPVGLVMAYGFARLFQQTFGELRDAIFAKVGQNAIRQVALQTFRHLHKLSLRFHLDRQTGGLSRVIERGTKGIDFLLRFMLFNIVPTLLKIIFICGIMWVEYGFLMSLVTAVTLVGYIYFTLAVTEWRLKYRRTMNEKDSEANTKAIDSLLNFETVKYFGNEEHESRRFDKAIAGYESAAIRSQTTLAYLNVGQGFIIALGLVAVMLISANGVANGSMTVGDFVAAHAFLMLLIQPLNFLGFVYREIKQSLVDMEKMFELISVGREIDDDPNAQPLKDGKGEIVFDKVSFGYDDKRQILHDISFTVKPGSKVAIVGPSGAGKSTISRILFRFYDVNEGSVTIDGEDIREVQQASLRQAIGIVPQDTVLFNDTIAYNVGYGRPDATDEEIKEAAQLASIDTFIEKLPDGFDTMVGERGLKLSGGEKQRVAIARTILKRPRILLFDEATSALDTRTERDIQQSLKEVSKGRTTLVIAHRLSTVVDADEILVLDKGRIVEQGTHTRLLELNGQYAEMWARQQEVADYQEKLAKVLD; the protein is encoded by the coding sequence ATGCAGAACATGAGTTTCGACAGCCATAGCCATTCTGATCAACGGAACCATCTTTCCACCGCTTGGACGTTAATGGGGTTTCTTTGGGCAAAAGGGCGCGGAGATCTTAAAATCCGCATTTGCATTGCGATGGCCTTGTTGATTTCTGCGGAAATTATGGCGGTTCTCACCCCCTATATTCTTAAATACCTGGTCGATTATCTGTCCGGTGAAGAAAATACTGTTGAGGCTTGGGCCTTTATTCCGGTTGGTCTTGTGATGGCTTATGGGTTCGCGCGTCTTTTCCAGCAGACCTTTGGCGAACTCCGGGATGCTATTTTTGCTAAAGTCGGTCAGAACGCTATTCGTCAGGTGGCTCTTCAAACCTTCAGGCATTTACACAAACTGTCACTTCGCTTTCACTTGGACCGTCAGACGGGTGGTCTTAGCAGAGTAATTGAGCGCGGCACGAAAGGGATTGATTTCCTGCTTCGTTTCATGTTGTTCAATATTGTCCCGACACTCCTGAAAATCATCTTTATTTGCGGGATTATGTGGGTCGAGTATGGCTTCCTGATGTCTTTAGTGACTGCTGTAACCTTGGTTGGTTACATCTATTTCACTTTGGCTGTCACTGAATGGCGTCTGAAATATCGTCGGACCATGAATGAAAAGGACAGTGAGGCCAATACAAAAGCAATCGACAGTTTGCTGAATTTTGAAACCGTAAAATATTTCGGTAATGAAGAACATGAGAGCCGTCGTTTTGATAAGGCGATCGCCGGTTATGAAAGTGCAGCGATCCGTAGTCAAACGACACTCGCATATCTCAACGTTGGTCAAGGTTTCATTATCGCTCTGGGTCTTGTCGCGGTGATGTTAATTTCAGCCAACGGCGTTGCGAATGGCAGTATGACTGTGGGTGATTTTGTTGCGGCGCATGCGTTCCTCATGTTGCTGATCCAACCGCTCAATTTCCTAGGCTTCGTTTATCGCGAGATCAAGCAAAGCCTTGTTGATATGGAGAAGATGTTTGAGCTTATCAGTGTAGGGCGTGAGATTGATGATGACCCAAATGCCCAACCTCTGAAAGACGGTAAGGGGGAAATTGTCTTTGATAAAGTGTCATTTGGGTATGACGACAAACGACAAATCCTTCACGATATTTCATTTACGGTAAAACCAGGTTCGAAAGTTGCCATTGTTGGGCCATCTGGAGCCGGCAAATCCACCATTTCCCGTATTTTATTCCGCTTTTATGACGTGAACGAAGGTTCTGTTACCATTGATGGTGAGGATATCCGGGAGGTTCAGCAAGCAAGCCTTAGGCAGGCCATAGGCATTGTCCCACAGGATACAGTTTTGTTTAACGACACCATTGCTTATAATGTCGGGTATGGACGCCCAGACGCTACGGACGAGGAAATCAAAGAAGCTGCGCAACTGGCAAGTATTGATACCTTCATCGAAAAGCTGCCCGATGGGTTTGATACTATGGTGGGGGAGCGTGGCTTGAAACTCTCAGGTGGTGAGAAACAACGCGTGGCCATAGCCCGCACGATCCTCAAGCGCCCACGAATTTTGCTGTTTGATGAGGCAACTTCCGCCCTTGATACACGAACAGAACGTGACATTCAGCAAAGTCTGAAAGAAGTTTCCAAGGGTCGCACAACCCTTGTAATTGCACACCGTTTGTCGACAGTGGTTGATGCAGATGAAATTCTTGTTCTTGATAAGGGGCGCATTGTGGAGCAGGGGACGCACACCCGATTGTTGGA
- a CDS encoding c-type cytochrome: MNKVIKLFVAGGVALTLGTGIVAASAHEGSTGNKDADMRIAKMKELGAGMKAIAGFAKGEAGFSPALEEHAKRIVAISEEMKNLFPEGSGGPKTRSKEEIWAQPEAFAKAAENFESAAVKLYTAVMTKDQATIGAALGATGKTCGGCHKPFRTPEH, from the coding sequence ATGAATAAAGTCATAAAATTATTTGTAGCAGGTGGAGTTGCTTTAACCTTGGGGACGGGCATTGTTGCGGCATCCGCCCATGAAGGCAGTACTGGTAACAAAGACGCGGATATGCGTATTGCCAAAATGAAAGAGCTTGGCGCGGGCATGAAAGCCATTGCCGGGTTTGCTAAAGGTGAGGCTGGTTTTTCCCCGGCTTTAGAAGAGCATGCGAAACGGATAGTCGCTATTTCTGAAGAAATGAAAAACCTGTTTCCAGAAGGATCAGGTGGTCCGAAGACAAGATCAAAAGAAGAAATCTGGGCGCAGCCAGAGGCGTTTGCCAAAGCAGCTGAAAATTTCGAGTCTGCTGCAGTCAAATTATATACGGCAGTGATGACGAAAGATCAGGCAACCATAGGTGCAGCACTCGGTGCAACTGGTAAAACATGTGGTGGATGCCACAAACCTTTCCGGACACCTGAGCACTAA
- a CDS encoding c-type cytochrome, with protein sequence MKLLKGILFSVLMGMVCLFSFSSLLQAAEGEYLTAIAGCKGCHTKEEGATPFAGGHALKTPFGVFYTPNITPDEENGIGNWTEDQFVQAVKHGIRPDGSYYFPSFPYPSYAKMTDEDAKKIFGFLKTVAPSDIANKEHEISAPFSWRWLQAFWRVLFFDDTPIDPEERGKYLTHALGHCSECHTPRNQMGGFIQDRFMAGSLKSEPAGKVPNITPHADGIGEWSRGDLISFFESGMKPNFDDVQGEMGIVISQGTSRLSLEDRAAMADYLLSLPAIATPKD encoded by the coding sequence ATGAAACTGTTAAAAGGCATACTGTTTTCGGTATTGATGGGAATGGTGTGCCTTTTTTCATTTTCTTCACTTTTACAAGCTGCGGAAGGTGAATATCTGACTGCGATTGCCGGATGCAAAGGCTGCCATACAAAAGAAGAGGGAGCTACACCCTTTGCAGGCGGGCACGCTCTCAAGACACCGTTTGGAGTCTTCTACACACCAAATATTACGCCAGACGAAGAAAACGGTATTGGGAACTGGACAGAAGATCAATTTGTTCAGGCTGTTAAACACGGTATTCGGCCTGACGGTTCATACTACTTTCCATCTTTTCCCTATCCCAGCTACGCCAAAATGACAGATGAAGATGCCAAAAAAATATTTGGATTTCTGAAAACAGTTGCACCGTCTGATATCGCGAACAAAGAGCATGAAATAAGCGCTCCTTTTTCATGGCGCTGGCTTCAAGCTTTCTGGCGTGTTTTATTCTTCGATGACACGCCTATAGATCCAGAAGAGCGGGGCAAATACCTTACCCACGCTTTGGGGCATTGCAGTGAGTGCCATACACCCAGAAACCAGATGGGTGGATTTATACAAGACCGTTTTATGGCGGGCTCCTTGAAATCAGAACCCGCCGGGAAAGTTCCTAATATCACACCTCATGCCGATGGTATTGGCGAATGGTCTCGCGGTGATCTGATCAGTTTCTTCGAAAGCGGGATGAAGCCGAACTTTGATGATGTGCAAGGGGAAATGGGGATCGTCATCAGTCAAGGCACATCAAGGCTTTCCCTTGAAGATCGTGCAGCGATGGCCGATTACCTTCTTTCCTTACCTGCAATAGCGACACCAAAAGACTAA